In a genomic window of Thiosocius teredinicola:
- the pbpC gene encoding penicillin-binding protein 1C: MTGWRFGRWSRRLLLAGGGLCAIALLAYAVCPKPDLHGDVPWSRAYTDRNNELMRLSLAADDRYRLRTPLAEVAPAMIDATLLYEDRYYFDHPGVNPIALLRAAWTTFVEGDRRVGASTISMQLARIRFDLDTRHVPGKLVQIARAVQLERHYNKQELLEAYLSRVPYGRNIEGVGTASLIYFGKPASELSLPEALSLAVIPQNPAARNPDTAEGRARLAAARSRLFDTWITSHPQDRARASQFDLALAFRPPEALPFLAPHLTERLERELPNGQSGTVQTTIDARLQRLLEQHISHYVERRAPVGVDNAVALLVNTKTMDVEAYVGSADFFNDEIEGQVDGVRARRSPGSALKPFVYALAMDQGLIHPMSLLKDAPRRFGGYTPENFDKDFLGPLSAKTALALSRNVPAVQLAGELNNPDLYGLLKSAGVKQMQPRKHYGLAIALGALEVSMEELTRLYAALVNDGVLKTPRYLPGAASTDDGIRLISSEAGFLTLDMLYQADAPDEQTLPGQLREVLPVAWKTGTSYGFRDAWTMGVFGDYVMAVWVGRFDGRGNPAFVGRRAAGPLFFDIARAIERERGPFEVPMPGPGLNLAKVDVCAPTGDLPNEHCPHTTTSWFIPGVSPLKISDIYRAIPVDMASGKRACFHEPPRTELQTYEFWPSDLLALFRSAGISRRLPPPFEADCPLNLASSSGAAPQIRAPDANITYTLRSAQRNEERIPFSAIADTDSDTLYWFVNDRFVGQSDIGEVFFWQPDVGSFDVRVVDDHGRAAHSQLIVKMVN; this comes from the coding sequence ATGACGGGCTGGCGGTTCGGCCGATGGTCGCGCCGGCTGCTGCTTGCCGGTGGCGGCCTGTGCGCCATCGCGCTGCTCGCCTATGCCGTCTGTCCGAAGCCCGATCTGCACGGCGACGTACCCTGGTCGCGCGCCTACACCGATCGCAACAACGAGCTGATGCGCCTGTCGCTGGCGGCGGATGACCGCTACCGCCTGCGCACACCTCTGGCGGAAGTCGCACCTGCGATGATCGACGCGACGCTGCTGTATGAAGACCGTTACTACTTCGATCACCCGGGCGTCAATCCAATCGCCCTGCTGCGCGCGGCATGGACGACCTTTGTCGAAGGCGATCGCCGGGTGGGCGCTTCGACAATCAGCATGCAACTGGCGCGCATCCGCTTCGATCTCGACACCCGCCACGTGCCGGGCAAGCTGGTGCAGATCGCGCGCGCCGTACAACTCGAACGACACTACAACAAGCAGGAACTGCTCGAAGCCTACCTGTCGCGCGTGCCCTATGGTCGCAACATCGAAGGCGTCGGCACGGCAAGCCTGATCTACTTCGGCAAGCCGGCCAGCGAATTGTCGCTGCCCGAGGCGTTGAGCCTGGCCGTGATCCCGCAGAACCCGGCTGCACGCAACCCGGATACAGCGGAAGGCAGAGCCCGCTTGGCAGCAGCCCGCTCACGCCTGTTCGACACCTGGATCACCAGCCACCCGCAAGACCGGGCGCGTGCCTCGCAGTTCGATCTCGCGCTCGCATTCCGTCCGCCCGAAGCACTGCCCTTTCTCGCGCCACACCTGACGGAACGCCTCGAACGCGAACTGCCGAACGGTCAATCTGGAACGGTGCAGACGACAATCGACGCCCGGTTGCAGCGGCTGCTCGAACAACACATCTCGCACTACGTCGAACGACGTGCGCCGGTAGGTGTCGACAACGCCGTGGCACTGTTGGTCAATACCAAAACCATGGATGTCGAGGCCTATGTCGGCTCGGCCGATTTCTTCAATGACGAGATCGAGGGCCAGGTCGACGGCGTGCGCGCACGCCGCTCGCCCGGCTCCGCACTCAAACCGTTCGTCTATGCCTTGGCGATGGACCAGGGATTGATCCATCCGATGAGCTTGCTCAAAGATGCACCGCGTCGCTTCGGCGGATACACGCCGGAGAACTTCGACAAGGATTTCCTCGGTCCATTGTCGGCCAAGACGGCACTGGCGTTGAGCCGCAACGTTCCGGCAGTGCAGTTGGCCGGCGAGCTGAACAACCCGGACCTGTATGGGCTGCTGAAGTCGGCAGGTGTCAAGCAGATGCAGCCGCGCAAGCACTATGGTCTGGCCATCGCTCTCGGCGCACTCGAGGTCAGCATGGAAGAACTGACGCGGCTGTATGCGGCATTGGTCAACGACGGTGTGCTGAAGACACCACGCTACCTGCCCGGTGCGGCCTCGACCGACGATGGCATTCGGCTGATCAGCAGCGAGGCAGGCTTTCTTACTCTGGATATGCTGTACCAGGCAGATGCACCGGACGAGCAGACACTGCCCGGACAACTACGCGAGGTATTGCCGGTCGCGTGGAAGACCGGCACCTCATATGGCTTTCGCGATGCGTGGACGATGGGCGTGTTCGGTGACTATGTCATGGCCGTGTGGGTCGGGCGCTTTGACGGTCGCGGCAATCCCGCCTTCGTCGGCCGTCGTGCGGCGGGGCCGCTGTTTTTCGACATCGCGCGAGCAATCGAGCGCGAGCGCGGCCCGTTCGAGGTACCGATGCCGGGCCCGGGCTTGAACCTGGCCAAGGTCGACGTGTGTGCGCCGACCGGCGACCTGCCGAATGAGCATTGCCCGCACACCACAACTTCATGGTTCATACCGGGCGTGTCGCCGTTAAAGATCAGCGACATCTACCGTGCCATACCGGTTGACATGGCCAGCGGCAAACGCGCCTGCTTCCACGAACCACCGCGTACCGAATTGCAGACCTACGAGTTCTGGCCCAGCGATCTGTTGGCCCTGTTTCGCAGCGCCGGCATATCCCGTCGCCTGCCGCCGCCGTTCGAAGCGGACTGTCCACTCAACCTCGCCAGCAGCAGCGGCGCGGCACCGCAGATCCGCGCACCAGATGCGAACATCACGTATACCTTGAGATCGGCGCAGCGTAACGAGGAACGCATCCCTTTCAGCGCGATCGCCGATACCGACTCCGATACCCTCTACTGGTTCGTCAACGACCGCTTCGTCGGCCAGAGCGACATCGGCGAGGTGTTTTTCTGGCAACCCGATGTCGGAAGTTTCGATGTGCGCGTGGTCGACGATCATGGTCGGGCCGCCCACTCGCAGCTCATAGTGAAGATGGTCAACTAG